A part of Helicobacter himalayensis genomic DNA contains:
- a CDS encoding ABC transporter ATP-binding protein, which produces MGQTMEQDFIALHNIHKTYGKGESAFEALKGVSLRIDKGEFVALMGPSGSGKSSLANILGTLDVGTKGEYLFCGVNVFKLSQNQRALLRRNYIGFIFQGFNLLARTTALENVELPLMYRGMKKAQRESLALEALERVGLKEWASHTSSKLSGGQQQRVAIARAIASRPLFLLADEPTGNLDTKRSVEIMEILQELNTNLGITILMVTHEPDMAQYASRELHFLDGRLLSDSSNLPTPQNLDPRESPQESNSQGNL; this is translated from the coding sequence ATGGGGCAAACTATGGAGCAGGACTTCATCGCATTGCACAATATTCATAAGACTTATGGCAAAGGTGAAAGCGCATTTGAAGCACTCAAAGGCGTGAGCTTGCGGATTGATAAAGGGGAATTTGTCGCACTTATGGGACCTAGCGGAAGTGGCAAATCAAGCCTAGCAAATATCCTTGGCACACTTGATGTAGGCACAAAGGGTGAGTATCTCTTTTGTGGTGTTAATGTTTTTAAGCTTAGTCAAAATCAGCGCGCACTTTTGCGTCGCAATTATATTGGCTTTATTTTTCAAGGCTTTAATCTTCTTGCACGCACGACAGCACTTGAAAATGTCGAGTTGCCTTTAATGTATCGCGGTATGAAAAAAGCCCAAAGAGAATCTTTAGCACTTGAAGCGCTAGAGCGCGTGGGGCTGAAAGAATGGGCAAGCCACACAAGTTCTAAGCTTAGTGGCGGACAACAACAACGTGTGGCTATCGCGCGTGCGATTGCTTCAAGACCGCTTTTTTTGCTTGCTGATGAGCCAACGGGGAATCTTGATACAAAACGTAGCGTGGAGATTATGGAAATTTTGCAAGAGCTAAACACCAATCTTGGAATCACAATCCTAATGGTGACGCACGAGCCAGATATGGCGCAGTATGCAAGCAGAGAGTTACATTTCTTAGATGGTAGGCTTTTGAGTGATTCATCAAATTTGCCCACACCACAAAACCTTGACCCACGAGAAAGCCCGCAAGAATCCAACTCACAAGGAAACTTATGA